A region from the Hippoglossus hippoglossus isolate fHipHip1 chromosome 16, fHipHip1.pri, whole genome shotgun sequence genome encodes:
- the trhra gene encoding thyrotropin-releasing hormone receptor, whose translation MANLTMDNMTVLNDTSVQDNHTLGQWTDYTVEYKVLSVFLVCLICGVGIVGNVMVILVVLTTKHMRTPTNCYLVSLAVADLMVLTAAGLPNITDALYGQWVYGYAGCLGITYLQYLGINASSCSITAFTVERYIAICHPIKAQFLCTLSRAKRIILLVWALTSVYCVMWLFLSDTKELVYDNAVLLSCAYKVSRSHYLPIYFTDFAVFYVLPLMLATVLYGLIARILFLNPLPSDTKDGSTKKWKREMSQGGRMISSGGSSSTTAASRRQVTKMLAVVVILFALLWMPYRTLVVVNSFLDKAYLDTWFLLFCRLCIYLNSAINPVIYNAMSQKFRAAFKKLCQCGTQRMEKPASYSVALTYSVIKETSNGESPDHFTTEMDAFNTPADQYRPTKRIPYVEPSPGGDVKV comes from the exons ATGGCAAACCTCACCATGGATAACATGACAGTGCTGAATGACACGTCGGTGCAGGACAATCACACCCTGGGCCAATGGACAGACTACACTGTAGAGTACAAGGTGCTCAGTGTGTTCTTGGTGTGCCTCATATGCGGGGTGGGGATCGTGGGGAATGTGATGGTCATCCTGGTGGTGCTGACCACCAAGCACATGCGCACTCCCACCAACTGCTACCTGGTGAGCCTGGCCGTGGCCGACCTGATGGTGCTGACGGCCGCCGGGCTGCCCAACATCACCGACGCCCTGTACGGCCAGTGGGTGTACGGTTACGCGGGGTGCCTGGGGATCACCTACTTGCAGTACCTGGGGATAAACgcgtcctcctgctccatcaCCGCCTTCACGGTGGAGCGCTACATCGCCATCTGCCACCCCATCAAGGCGCAGTTCCTGTGCACCTTGTCCCGGGCCAAGAGGATCATCCTGCTGGTGTGGGCGCTCACCTCCGTCTACTGCGTCATGTGGCTCTTCCTGTCGGACACCAAAGAGTTGGTGTACGACAACGCGGTGCTGCTCAGCTGCGCCTACAAAGTGTCCAGGAGCCACTACCTGCCCATTTACTTCACGGATTTCGCGGTGTTCTACGTGCTGCCCCTCATGCTGGCCACGGTCCTGTACGGGCTGATCGCCAGGATACTGTTCCTGAACCCGCTGCCGTCCGACACAAAGGACGGCAGCACCAAGAAGTGGAAGAGGGAGATGAGCCAGGGAGGGAGGATGATCAGCTCCGGGGGCTCCAGCAGCACCACGGCGGCCTCCCGCAGACAG GTGACCAAGATGCTGGCTGTGGTGGTGATCCTCTTCGCCTTGCTGTGGATGCCCTACCGGACCTTGGTGGTGGTCAACTCTTTCCTGGACAAGGCCTACCTGGACACCTGGTTCCTGCTCTTCTGCCGTCTCTGCATCTACTTAAATAGTGCCATCAACCCGGTCATCTACAATGCCATGTCCCAAAAATTCCGTGCCGCTTTCAAGAAGCTGTGTCAATGCGGCACCCAGCGCATGGAGAAACCAGCCTCTTACAGTGTGGCACTCACCTACAGTGTCATCAAGGAGACGTCCAATGGTGAAAGTCCCGACCACTTCACTACAGAAATGGACGCGTTCAACACACCAGCAGATCAGTACCGACCCACCAAGAGGATACCGTATGTGGAGCCTTCCCCTGGCGGTGATGTCAAAGTatga